From the Armatimonadota bacterium genome, the window ATGGACAAAACGGTGGTGGTGGCCGTTGAGCGTATCATGCGCCACCCGCTGTACGGCAAAACAGTCAAGCGCACCAAGAAGTTCCACGCGCACGATGAGAACAACGAGTGTCGGGTGGGCGATGTGGTGGAAATTATGGAGACCCGCCCCCTGAGCAAAACAAAGCGCTGGCGTGTGTCGCGCGTGGTGCAGAAGGCACAGTAGGGGAGGTATCTGGCAATGATACAGATATATACCCGGCTTAAGGCTGCTGACAACTCGGGCGCGCGCGAGCTGATGTGTATCCGCGTACTGAAAGGATCGAACACTCGCTACGCTCGCGTGGGTGATGTGATTGTGGCCGTAGTGAAGTCGGCAACGCCCGGAATGCCGGTCAAAAAGAGCGATATCGTCAAGGCGGTGGTGGTTCGCACTAAACAACCTATTCGCCGCCCCGACGGCTCGACGCTGCGATTCGACGAGAACGCCGCCGTGGTGGTAACCAACAGTCTGGAGCCTCGCGGCACACGCATTTTCGGACCTGTGGCGCGCGAGCTGCGCGAGCGCAACTTTATGCGCATCATCTCGCTGGCGCCGGAAGTGCTGTAGGAGAGGAGACCCATGAGCACTGCAACTGCCAAGAAAAAGCAGAGCGGACGCATGGTGCGCCCGCTGAAAATACGCAAGGACGACATCGTAGAGGTTATCGCGGGCAAAGATCGGGGCAAGCGGGGCAAGGTGATACATACCATCCCACGCGAGAATCGCGTGCTGGTAGACGGAGTAAACCTGGTAACCCGCCACCAGAAGCCCCGTCCCACCAGCCGCGCTACCCCGCAAACGCAGACGGGGCGTGTGGTGAAGCCGGCTCCCTTGCATGTATCGAAGGTGATGTTGGTGTGTCCGCGCTGTAACCAGCGGACGCGCATCGCCATCTCGTTCACCTCGGATGGCAAACGGGTTCGCACCTGCAAGAAGTGTAAGGAGTATATCGACTCAGTGTAGATAGCATCCGCCGAATCAGGCGGCCATGGAGTGGTGTGAAGCGATGAGTGAAACGACAACACAAA encodes:
- the rplN gene encoding 50S ribosomal protein L14: MIQIYTRLKAADNSGARELMCIRVLKGSNTRYARVGDVIVAVVKSATPGMPVKKSDIVKAVVVRTKQPIRRPDGSTLRFDENAAVVVTNSLEPRGTRIFGPVARELRERNFMRIISLAPEVL
- the rplX gene encoding 50S ribosomal protein L24; the encoded protein is MSTATAKKKQSGRMVRPLKIRKDDIVEVIAGKDRGKRGKVIHTIPRENRVLVDGVNLVTRHQKPRPTSRATPQTQTGRVVKPAPLHVSKVMLVCPRCNQRTRIAISFTSDGKRVRTCKKCKEYIDSV